From the genome of Natrinema marinum:
CGCCCGCGTCGGTGAACTCGATGTCGCCGCGCATCGAGACCGGGTGTGGGCCACAGTAGTACTGAGCCATCCCGTCCTGAGCAGTGAACTCGACCGTCTGAGTCGTGCCGGCACCCGCGACGATCTCCGTGGAAACGAACTGTTCGTCGCCGCCCTCGCTCTCGATGTTGAAGTTGTGCCCCGCGCCGTCGAGGTTCTCCCACGTGAGCGTATACGTTTCGCCCTCGACGAGGGTGAGCGTCGGATTTCGTTCCTCTGCGATCGCGTCGGGTTCCATGCCGATCCAGCCGCTGATCCGGCCGCCGATTCGGATCTCGTTCGGTAGTCCCTCCTGCTGGGCCGCTCCGGGTAACGCCAGACCCGCGACGGAGAGCGCCGCGGACGAGCGGAGAACGTTCCGCCTCGAAATCGCCGATTTGTCGTCGTTGTTCCGTGTCATAGTCTCAGTACGCCGCGCCGGATATCGATCCGGATCACCCTGCGTACCGCATAGCGTAGTGTCGATATCGCGCAATAAACCGGATCGATCGTTCCCTACTCAAGATCGACTTGTCAGAACGCTGGATTCCTAATAGCTGTTTATCGCGTCTCAACTCCGTCTTTCGACACCTAATCGTGCACACACTGATCCGCGTACGATCTCCCATCGACCGGGAACCGAGCGTAACGCGGTCGGCGGCGAGTTCCCGCACGCGACTCAGAGGTAGTTCGCGATCCAGTAGGCGACGTAGCAACCGATCAACACGCCGCTGCCGACGCGAGTGACGCGGCCACGCTCGAGTAGGATCGTCACCACGAGAAGACTACCGGCGAAGAACGGCCAGTGAAGTGTCAGCACGTCGCCGCCGGTGGCGACGGGGTGGAGCAGTGCGATGAGGCCGACGTTGGCCGTCATGTAGAAGACCGTGCTGCCAACGACGTTCCCTACGGCGAGTTCCGGCCGTCCCTGACGAACGGGCTCGACCGTGAGCGCGAGTTCCTCGAGCGAGGCGATGAAGCTCAACACCGTCGCGCCGAAGGCCAACCCCGTGATGCCAAACGCCACGAAGATGCCCTCGGCGCTGTACACCGTCAGCCCCGAGCCGATCGTCATCCCGACCGCCGCGAGCACGGCTACCAGTAGGGAGACGTATCCGCTTCGGTCCTCGAGCGAGGGGACGAACTCGTCGAGGTCGAGGTCGATATCTAGATTGCTCTCCCGTGTCGCTCGGCTCGCCCTGTCGCCGCCGTCGGTCGCCTCCGCGGTCGGATCCGCGCCCCGTTCCGCCTCGAGGTCGACCACTTCCTGCACTTCCTCGGCGAGCAGGTACGTCGTCTCGGAGCGGCGCTCGCGCCAGAAGATGTAGGCCAGCAGCGGAACGAACAGGGCGACGAGAGCCATGCCCTCGAGGAGGTCGATCGTCCCACCGATCGACAGCGCGAACGCCGGGACGGGCGCGAGTACGAGCACGAGCAGGTACGCACGCGGCACGTCCATCCGAAACGGTACCAAGAGCCCCGCCAGCCCGACCGCGACGGTGAGGACGAACAGCGACTCGCCGAAGACGGTCCCGAGCGCCAGCCCGGGCAGGTCGACCACCGCCGCGGTCACCCCGAGCACGGCGTTCTCGAGGTCGACGCCGGCCAGTACGACAGCGAGGAAAAAGCCCGAGATCCCGAGCGAGACGGCGCTCTGGGCGACCGCCTCGATGAAGACTTCGACGCACCAGATGACCAGCACGACGCCGACGACAAACACGGCGATCAGGGCCACCAGCGAACTCGGGCCGACCATGACTCCCCGCTACCTCGGCAACGCACTTAGTTACCGACCGCTGTCACGTCACCGGAGCTCAGCCGCCGATCGGAACGCCCCCGAATACGACGATCGCGCTCAGCCAGTAGACGACGTAACAGCTTCCGAGCAACACGCCGTGCCACCGTTTCAATTCGCCCTGGTGGAGGAAGTACGCGGCCAGCGCCGTCACGACGATCACTGATGGGAGGTGAAACGTCAGCACGGAGCGAGAGACCTCGAGTTCGCTCAAGAGCATGATGACGCCGACGTTACCGGTGACCGAGAAGAGGACGCTCCCGATGACGTTGCCGACGCCGATCTCGGGGACGCCCCGTCGAACCGGCTCGATCGTCAGCATCACGTCCTCGAAGGTGAGAATCATCGTGAGGACGGTCGCGC
Proteins encoded in this window:
- a CDS encoding sodium:calcium antiporter; the protein is MVGPSSLVALIAVFVVGVVLVIWCVEVFIEAVAQSAVSLGISGFFLAVVLAGVDLENAVLGVTAAVVDLPGLALGTVFGESLFVLTVAVGLAGLLVPFRMDVPRAYLLVLVLAPVPAFALSIGGTIDLLEGMALVALFVPLLAYIFWRERRSETTYLLAEEVQEVVDLEAERGADPTAEATDGGDRASRATRESNLDIDLDLDEFVPSLEDRSGYVSLLVAVLAAVGMTIGSGLTVYSAEGIFVAFGITGLAFGATVLSFIASLEELALTVEPVRQGRPELAVGNVVGSTVFYMTANVGLIALLHPVATGGDVLTLHWPFFAGSLLVVTILLERGRVTRVGSGVLIGCYVAYWIANYL